In Apteryx mantelli isolate bAptMan1 chromosome 8, bAptMan1.hap1, whole genome shotgun sequence, the genomic window ATCGAATGCGGGAGCAGATCGAATCTCCCTCGGATGCGCTTGAAGCGCTCGGGGCACGGCGGCATCAAGCCGAGGTCCCTGTGCCCCTCGCACGGAGGGGAagagcccgcggggccggggggaggctcgCCCTCGGAGCACGGATGCTCTTGGAGAATCGCCCTCGCGGGGCTGGGAGCGGAGCGGTGCCGCTTCCTCGGGAGGAGGCCGCCACGGCCGCGTCCCTCGTCGTTCCCCGcctgcccccagaccccccctCCGGCGAGTGCAAGCGCGTTTCCGGCCCGGCTGCCGGTTTGCCAGGAGGGGCTTAACTCCGCCGGGAGCTGCTTGGGGTGCGTTTAAGGGAAGGGGAGCAGGGGGTGTAAGTCGGTCGGACCCAGGGGGCTCGATGGAGTTGCACCGGGCTGCAGCAGCCGGGAGAGTCTGCCGCCGAGTTCCCGTTTCGACTTGCGGGGTCTCGGCGCGAAAAGCAAGCTCAGGTTATTTATCTCCCGCTGCCCCACTGACAGGTTAACTGGAGCTGCCACAGGTGCCTCTTTTTGCGAATAGTAATTGCGGTTTTTTGCATTTGTCGGGAAGGGAAGAACAGCTGAGCTGCTTCCGTTGTTTGCGCTGCGGCACGTGGGTTTCTGCATCCGTTCGCCAGCCGCTCTCCGGGCTGGAGAAGCCCCCCAGGCCTGCGAGGGGCCGCGCGGAGGAAGCGCTATGCCTGGGAGAGCTCGGAGGCCCCGGCCGGTGCCGTGAGGGCCACCAGGGCCCCGGCACGTGCGGAGGAGCACGTCGCCCGCTCCGCCAGCCCCGTGTGGCCGAGCAGCCCTCGGGCCGCTCGCGCCGAACCCGCGCCTCGGGTCGGGCGCGGGAGCACGAGGAAAACGCCGCGCAGGtccgccggggcagcgggagaCCTCGCTCCCGAAGCGGGCAGACGCCTTTCCCCGGGGCTTCCCATCGGCCCGGCGGGCTGCCCAATTTCGCTGCGCCTCTCGGGCGATGGGTGGCCGGACAAAACCGGCGCGGGCCCGATCGCGCTGGATAACGTGCCGTTTGCAGTCCCTGTGCCATTGCCGCAGGGCCGGGGCGAGCTtcccgcgccgccgctgcgcctCCCCTCCCGGCTCCCCACGCTGCGCTCGCCACGGCACAGGCTCGGGAGGGCAGCGCGTGCCGGCGCCTTCAGGGCGAGAAACGGCCTTTTTCACAAATGCAGCTTTCAGGAGAAAAGGGCTGGGTTTGAAACCTTGGCGGTATTCCTTCTTTCCCGTTCCTCTCccctttgcttgttttttttctttctttgtttttaattccccgcgagtgtgttgttttgttttggttttttgtttgcaaATTGATCTGTGCAGATTTTTGGCCAGGAGGTTGCTGCCTTCCCAGCCGAGTTTCCCTCTCCCGCcaggcgccgggcagcgccgccctCCCCTTGGctcggccgtgccgtgccgtgccgccaaGGAGGGTTTGGGGGCGACGGAGACCCGCCTGGAAGCGATAGCTCCCACCTCCGGAGCGCCGCCGTCCAAGCAGCCCTGCAACGAAACACCCCGCGAGCAGCCCCGAGCAGCGGTTTTTCCAGCGGCTGCCGTGGTCTCTGCTCTGGGCACACCGGGATGCTGGGGGAGAGCTCCCGGCAGGTCCAAACTCGCGTTGAACTGGCGGAAAAGCAGCCGCGGGGCCCGATGCCGCTCCCGGAGGCGTTACCGCAGGGTCGCTCTGGTCCTGCGGTGCCGCGCTCGGGCTTTACGCCTTAAAATTAAAGATGCTTTTGCCTCAGTGTATCGAGGTATTAACGGCACAGCAGACGCAGGAGGGGCTGGAGCGATAACCCGCGGGGAGATATTGCCGGAGAGGCTGGcaggggctcggcgcggcgctgGGGGCTGCTGGCTCCCCCCGCGGTCCCGGCGCTGGTGGCAGTGGGGGCTTTTGCAAAGCGCCCGCGTGGAGGAGCCGTAGGGAgggagctttttttccccagttaggGCTGTTAGCTgattctggcgaggcagcgagcggTCTAATTTACCAGGCAGACGTTTCATCGAATTAGCCCGCAGTGCAAGGCCGGGGCCGGATGGGATCCCGCAGGAGGTGCCCCGCGCCCGGAGCGGGTTCGCCCCGGCTCTGCCCGTGCACACGCGGGAGACGCGCGATGCCCCTTCGCTCGCCGGGACGCCCGTGCGAGGCAGGACTCGACTTTCTCGACCGTTTTGTTACGGTCACGGCCGGGAGCGCTGGCGGCTGGCAAAACCCTCCCGCCGACTTGCAAACCGTGCAGATTCGATATGGACGTCGCTGAAGGCGAAGAAATacagccccgcgcgccgccgctcgTTTCCAGCGTCGCCTTGCGGGCCGCAGCTGTGCGCGCCGAAACGCGCCAGCGGTTAAAGAAAAGGCGTCTCTGCGCCGGGCGGTTTTGCTGCACCCGCCCCGAGGACGCTGGCCCTCTGCGACATTAATAAATAAGGTTTAAGCAATGGCTTATCCTCGCTCGCACCGGCAGCCGGCATCAGCCTGCTGGGATGGGCTGTCCTTGGGCCGGGCATATTTATCCCGTAATTACCGAGACCCCCGTTCCTGCTGAGGTTTGAGCTCCTCGTCTCTTCCCCCGGAGGCCCTAGGGCGGCTCTGTGTCCCTGCAGCGTTGCAGGCGGGCGGTGAGCGAGCCGTAGGCTTGGAGAAGGCTATTTTACAGGGACGGATTGCCTGCGAAATTAAACGCTAGGCTGTCGCCGCGCACGGCCTGGTGAGGAGGATGGTGGGAAACTGCCCGCTCTCCAAAAGCGTCGCCTCCGAGGGGACGAGCAAAGGCAGCACGTCCGCTTTGCGCGGATTttctttatgccttttttttagCATCCTCTATTTTTAACAACCCAAGAGCTTGACGGCTGACCCGGGCTGGTGAAAACGCTGGCCATGCCAGCCCCAGAAACGGGAATCCCGGAGACCGGAGACCGATTCCTCACCCGCGCGCCGGCCGCACGCCGTGCTCCCGGCATCTCTCGGGGATGGGGCTGCCCCGGTCCTGGCGGCGCTTTTCCCACGCGGGGACAGTGGGTGCCTGGCAGTGGGAGAACGTTGCCCCCGCCGAGGCCTGAGCCCCCGAGGCGGCGTGCCGGGCACTGGGTAAGTCTCCGAAGCCTGCCTGCTTTGCTCCAAACCGCAGGCTAATTGGATGTTGCTCTCATAGCTCTAAATCAAATCACAGCTCCCACGAAATGAAGTTTTCTGGATGCAAACGGCTGCCTGCATCATCCATCACGGCCCGGCTCGCTGTGTGCTCCCGCTCGGGGGTTATCGAAGGTCAAATTCTGCCTTTTCCAGCCGCCCGCACTCATCTCTTCCCTATTAACGGAGCCGCTGGGGGATGCGGTAACGCCATCGAAAGCTCCCCTGCGCCCCGCTCCGTCCCTGTCCCCCGCTTGGCGGTGTTTCGGGGCGCAGCAGCGTTGCAACGGGGCACGGGAGCGGAGTCTGTCGGTCTCTGGTATTAGCTCCGTGTTGGGTCCGCTGATGGATGGAGGTATTAGCTGTGTTATGGTCATATtgatttcttgcctttttctttttcttttttttaatttcacgtGCGTGAGTCTCTTTAGGAGGAAATCAAATACGCACCGTCCTTTTGGCTTCGCACAGTAACTTTCCAAGAGCTGAAAATCAATTTGTGGCCGGCCGGATCTTCCCGAGGTTTTTTTATCCTCTTGCAAATCACTGCAGCTAATGGCAGCAGCTTTCTTCTCGAGGTGCTCGGCATCGCCGGCCTAGAGGGACCGGCTGCCGCGcttcccggcccccgcggccggccgagccgagccgagtccTCTGGGGCCAGGAAAGACGCCGGAGGTCGGAAACGCAAAGACGACCGGTGGCCTTTCCAAATCCCTCTCCCttgcgggagggagggagggagggcgcgAGCGAGCCCCGCGTGCCCGGAGCGGCCGTGGCGGGCGGATGCTGCCGCGCGCGGGGACCCCTcgcgccggggccgaggagcCAATTAGGCAATTCTCGTCTCCGCGCCGCCACCTCCCGCGATCAATTACTGGCCGTGTGCTGAGCGGTTAATTAGATCCCGGCAGCCGGCAACCGGCTGGCGCTGGGGCCCTATCAATTAGCGCGGCTCTGGAGGAGGCGCGGAGGCTTCGCTAATGAAATGCGGCCGGGCCAGATGTGCCGGCGCTTCCCCGCGGTGCCGGGGGCTCCTGGGGCGCCGGCCGGCGGGACGCGGCACGGGCAGCGGGGTGACGAGCTGACGCCTCGTTTTGTCTCCTCCCGTCCGCCCCCGCAGGGCTGCCCGCGTCCGCCCGGGCCATGCGCAGCTGCCCATCCAGGCCGTCTCCGCCGGGGCCGGCGTGACCGCGGCGCCTCGCCAGCCCTTCTCCGGTAAGAGCCCGCTTGGATCCCGCGAAGCGTCCCCAAAGCCGGGCCAACGGGGGatgccggggcagcgccgggcgccaGCCGGCCCCGACCTGTCCGGGGAAGGGAGGGCTCCGGGTGGGCGAAGGCTAACGTCTCCCCCCGCTTCTTTCAGGTCCGACGCGTCCTTCGCGGGACCCAAGCGGCGCTTCGTGAACGCTCGGGGGCTCCCACCGCTGGAGCGGGTCGGTCGCCTTGGGAAACCCCTTCCAGAAACCTCGCGTTGGAGCCGGGCTGGCAACGCTTCCCGTCGCAGCTCCAGGGACAGGGAGCCCGGCGCCGTGCCTCGGCTTTCCGAaaggccgcgcggggccgggagccactAGTTTCCcggctgtggggagggaggaaggtgggTGCGACGAGGATGCCCGAGCAGAGCCGCTCCTGCGGCTGCGAGGGAGGGAGGCTTTCAGCGGTGGCTTTGCCCGCAGCTCAGGTGTGACCCGTGGGGACTTTGTGCCCCGGCCAAGCGTCCCCTGCCCTTGCTGCGCACAGCACCGGCTGGGGGACGAGGGGCCCCATGTGCAGCCCGGGCGCCGAGGGGGGGCGCGATCTGCGTGCGGGACGTCGCACCTCGGCGTCGCCCGCCCCTGGATGCCGTGAGTACGCTGAAACGGCTGCTGATCGCCCACGGTCGTGGGGGTCTCGGGCCTTCTCGGCACGCTCCGGCCGAGCTTGGGGCCGCGCGGCTCGAGGCGCGGCGCCTCCGGCAACCCTGCCCTTTGCCCGCTAGCGGCAGGACCGGCTTCCCTAGCCATGAGGCTGCCGGTTCTCAGCTCCCTCGGGGATGACGTGTGTCTCCTTGCCCTGCCCTCCAGAGTTTGATGGAGAACCGGTCGGATGACAGCGGGAACTGTTGTTATCACCGGGGGAATCCTAGCGACGGTGATCCTACTGTGCATCATTGCCGTGCTCTGCTACTGTAGGCTACAGGTAAGCGGCCCCACAAACCCCAGCGGAGCTGCTGTTCCTCCACCTAAACCGCTGGCATAGGAGGGATGTTGGTGGGGTTTTCCCTGCCTGTGAGGGGCAGGGAGTTGAAACACCCCTTTTCCCAGTGCGCGGCAGAGAACGAATGTCCTTTCCCCCTCCTGGCTCAGGGCGACTCTCCTAAGGCGTTTGAGGATCTGCAGCACTTGCTAATTTAGGTGTGGGCTTGGCTGGGATTGCAATACTaggtggagattttttttccctgtacatTTGTCAAGGAGGCTTTCAGCAATGGCAAGCTACAACCTCTGTCTTCTTAAAAGTTAATGCGATGCCTGTGCCGCACAGCAGTTAGCCGTGCGATGAAAAGTACAGCAGCTATTGGGGCTGTTCCCAGCTGGCACGATAAAATACCTTGCTTCTCGCAAGCCCTGCTGCGCTGTGTGTTCAGGGGGGCGGCTGAGCTCCCCGCAGCTGCGTCCTAGAGCACGTGCAGTTCCGCGAGCGGAGTTAGCCCCGCGCCAGCTGCTCCGCAGGGCCCAGGTATCGATCAGGCAGAGCGGAGCAGCCAAAGCAGCCAACTCGAGCAGCAAGGAGCCAGCGGGGAGTTTCTTTGGCGGGGGAACGAGGTGTGTAAGGAGGTGGCAGGGCTCTCTGCGAAGCCAAATCTGCCCACCAGCTCCTTGCCTTCCCCTCCAGCCGGCTGCTGCAGAGTGGGGGAGCTGAATAAGCTCTGCCTGGAGCACAGACCTAGGGGAGGGCCAAATCCCACTCGGTTTCATTGCAACACTTTTTCCACCAGCTATTTTCTCgttatttttctttgctggtaAGCAGAGCCCAGCCTGACCTCACTCAAGCTAGAGTAGTCAAGCGTGATGGATAAGGCTGAGTATTagtctctcccttcttccctttctaGCCCGttgtgcctggggtggggggagttaGCTGGTTCCTGGGGGTGGAGGTGGCTGCCTTACACTTTCTGACAAAAGCCTTTCCTTTGCGCCCAGTACTACTGCTGCAAGAAGGATGAatctgatgaggaagaggaggaggaggaggaagaggaagagcctGACCTTCCCACTCACTCACATCTCGGCACTTGCAATGCCTGCAGCTCTCGCATCGTGGATGGCCAGGGCAGCCCCGCGTCCCCACCCAACGAGCTCAACCAGCAAGGGGCTCACAACTACTGCCCGACCTGCTCCCCCTACGGCTCCCCCTTTTACATACGGACTGCCGACATGGTGCGCAACGGGGGCGAGAGGATCACCTACACGCCCACGTGCTACAAGGAGATGGGGCAGCCCATCAGCATGGCGACCCTCCAAAGCTACCCGGTGAGCCGCCACGGCGTCCTTCGCGAGAGCTTCCCAAACCCGAGGGCTATCAGTACAGAAGTATAATCACCATCGTCACTAGCACAGGGTGCTCCAAGCAGACACCCGCTCGAGGGAAGGGGCTTTTCACTTGTATTTGTGGGGGTTCGTGCAGAGAGGACCCCGTAGTCCAGTCCAAGACCAGCACAGTCCTCCTGCTGAACTGCCCAGCACTGCTAAGCTTTATGGGTAAGAAGATGAGAGAGACGTCAAAGGACGACGTTAAAACAGTGATCCTTGAACCCATAATAAGTGTAATTATTATTCTACTCTATCTCCTGAAGGGACTTGTCTAATGAGGGCTATGTACAGTACAAACTAACCTAACTATCCAAGACTTCCCTGACCTTCCAGACTTCCCGAGCCTAGAATGAGGTCTTCGGTGTCTACACTAAGCAACCCTACCTGTCACTACCCAAGGCAATACCCACAGCCTCCAGTATGGATGAACCGAGCACACAGAGCAATGCGTGAcatcctgggagctgctgcctccagcagtgacGGCAGCAAcggggcagagggaaggagagaggcggAAAATCCCAACACCGTGTGCTCCTAACTGATGGAAGAACAAATAAGCAAAGGTTTTGATCGTTCTTCTCCCCTCGTACTGCATTAGTTTCCATCAATGGTTAGCTTTTGTATTAGAACGTAAAATAGGACACTCTATCCCACCTGCTTCAGTCTTTACACACACTGAAGAAGTTGGAGGAAATGAATTTAGATGACTGCAAGGGGAGGCGAAGGAGCTGGCAAAACTACTCACATACGCTAATGGACACAGGTTGATCCTTCTGCTTCCAAAGCCTCCACGCCTTTTAATCTTCACAAGCTTTCTTAGGAGTGATTTTAACTTGGGCCGATAGAAAATGTCAAGATTTTACTTACAGGAAGAATTGCACCCTTAAGGAACTGCGGTCTTGATCACCTTCAGCATTCAAAGCCCTcagattaccctgacatttctgGCAAGCTGGAAGGAAGATTGTGTTTAGGACAGCTTTTGCTTTCCACAGCAACAGAGGAGACTTTTCCTCCTTTGCTGGGACTATGACCTCCAATGGGGCAcccctcctttcctttctgaAGAAGAGGATGCAAGACTTGAGCCTGGGTTCATCAGCTCTGCAGCCGGTAATGACAACTTGGCCAGTGACTCTGTCTTTCTGCAAAAATGAATGTGGGAAAGTTCCTTCTTCCTCCATAAATCAAATTAGGTGAAAAATCACTAAAAAGGCATCTCCATCATTCACAGGCACTTCCATAGCAACCAAAGCAGGATGGGTCTGCTGAGCACTTCTCATTCACGGTAGGGAGGAGGGACCCAGACAGCAAAGATTCCCATAGCCTTATGGATGTTATTAGAAGTAATagcaggaaaatgcttacccCACTTTTGCAATATATGGTAGAACTGCCCAGAAATATGAGTGGGGCTTTTTTCACTACTACAGTTTTGAAATTGGCCTGCTGCTCACAGAAGGATTTGAACTGACCGGTCTTAACTTCTCCATTTATGTGCAGCTAGAGTAGGTCTCGGTATGAAGGCACGTGTCGCCTGAGCCTCAGTCAGCTATGTTATCAGGCAAAAGGCTACTTTACACTTTAGACCGGTTTGTGCCTTGGCACCTCTGCTCAGACTACCAGAAAAGAGGGAGCCAAATGAATACTAGATATGATGAAGGTCCTTGCAACCCAAACACCTTTCCCCAGCCCCCATTTACACAGGCTTTTGTCCAACATTATTCACCATCTCCAGACCAGAAAGACACTGTATTTCTATTATCCTGAGACTCAGTCTAGCTGCATCTCTTTTACAGCGTCTCTTTCAATTCTCCAAATAGTGATACCAGGTCTTTAAACATTCTCTCACattgcaggcaggcaggaagaagaaaatcgGACTGTAGCAACAAAGTGCTCTGGATCGCACTAGCTGATAGTCCATAGCTCCTACTGCTGCCTGTCCAGACAGTACTCTTCCCTGATAATATAGTTTCTGACTGTTCTTCTTGGCTAACTCAGTGAATCCTATCCTTTCCCATTAGAGCATCTGCccagctaagcctccaccccGCTAGGAGCCAGAAGAAGTTCAGGTACCACAGTGTGAGCTGTGGGCTCCCACCTGTACCGCTCCGCCAGGCAACCCTGAAGCACCATCTTGGCCAGTGGCACAGAGCCAGCTCGAGGATGCTACGTGTCCTGGCATCCAATTCTACCTCTTGGTGCGAAGCAAGGCTTCCCACCGCCACGGCAGTATGTGCTGGGCCGTTGCCTCAAGAGGGTGGTGATAACACACTGGGCTCTTGTTTCTGTGGGTCACCCTTCTGGTGAAAGGTTTCCATAGCCAATCTTTTGGAAGGCAACTGTATCGTCATCTTCATTGCATGTGAATTAAGTGTAACCTGTTGCCAACTAACAAGGTGCCAAACCTGGCAAGGCAATTCCAGAGTAGCTGGATGGCCAAGATGAGGATTATCCTCAGAGCCAACACACGAAACCCTGGGCCTGGCACATCTACACATGAATGGGTGAGTCTAAAAGGGCAGGAAACATGGGAGATCCAAGCATGGGGTCTAAGCTTTTGGGGAATGTGAGGGAacaggaagggggagggagggaatctCAGATTTTTTCCACTTCAGATTTCTTCTCTTACTATTCTGTCTTTGTTGCTCAGCTGTGGGTCCAAATACAGTGTCAGAAATAAATGAGGACTTTGAAATACAAAACAAGAGTGGTTTCTGTCCTTTTGCAGGCAACACAAAATGGGATTTATGCAGTGTTGCCCTGGAAGCTGTCCTGGCTCAAGGATTTGTCCTTCCCACCCTTCCtgcttttgctttccttcctctcttgccCTTCTTGCTCCCTCACGTCTGGCCTAGGTGCATGCAGCCCAAAAACGAATGCTTTTACAGTTTAGCTCTTTATTGTGACACAGaattttttggtgtgttttggaTATTGACCTTGTAGTAGAAAaatctgcagagcagagcagagtggctgctgctaccatctgggctctgctgcaggctggCCTCTGTGCCTCACCACCTTCCCCTGTTGTGGGCCTAGTTGGGGCTGCCATGTGAATTACCAGAGCACTGAGGAAGAGCTCTTCAGAGATGACTGACAGCAGGGACAGGCCTTCCCAACTCACTTCTCAGTAGCTTTGTAGGAACTGGTGGTTTGTCTCAAGTAAAATCCTCTCAGTGGAGAGGGGACGGTGATGACTAAGTCCTAAAATCCTTCCTCGCTAAGCAGGCTGGTCTACAGGGACTGGCTCCATAGCCAAGCGGGGTGGCTTCATGTGATAAAGTCTGGTTCCGGGGGCTCTTGCCCTGAGTTTGGAAGGAAAGTACAGCCTGACAGCAGTCAGGGTGACTTGGTCCGACACGACCGGCAGCAAGCCTTCCTGTAGTACCA contains:
- the LOC106484960 gene encoding protein FAM163A, whose protein sequence is MTAGTVVITGGILATVILLCIIAVLCYCRLQYYCCKKDESDEEEEEEEEEEEPDLPTHSHLGTCNACSSRIVDGQGSPASPPNELNQQGAHNYCPTCSPYGSPFYIRTADMVRNGGERITYTPTCYKEMGQPISMATLQSYPVSRHGVLRESFPNPRAISTEV